One window of the Carnobacterium maltaromaticum DSM 20342 genome contains the following:
- the dapG gene encoding aspartate kinase gives MKILVQKFGGTSVKDDESRAAAEKHIVQAVKDGYKVIVVVSAIGRLGDPYATDSLLSLIDGDETQLDLREKDLLLSVGETISATVFTNQLKKNGLPAAALTGQDAGIITNDDFSNAKVLRVETEPIFEFFKKVDVVVVTGFQGVTETGHITTIGRGGSDTTAALLGKAFKAERIDIFTDVSGMMTADPRLVEQAKFLEVVSYQEVSNMAHEGAKVIHPRAVELAMQATIPLRIRSTYLPVTDLGTLVTHSELQVGHYRLVTGIAHVSNLVQFTIETTKQSPETIFSLLANAGISVDFINIFPHQVVFTLVKHEAELAKIIFSENNIAISTLEDCAKVAVVGAGITGVPGVTAKIVTSLAAEDIAILQSADSYTTIWILVSGENLQNAVCTLHDVFL, from the coding sequence ATGAAAATTTTAGTACAAAAATTTGGTGGTACATCAGTAAAAGATGATGAAAGCCGAGCAGCAGCAGAGAAACATATTGTTCAAGCCGTTAAAGACGGATATAAAGTAATTGTAGTCGTATCTGCAATTGGGCGTTTAGGCGATCCATATGCTACTGATTCTTTGTTGTCGTTAATTGATGGTGATGAAACTCAATTAGATTTACGTGAAAAAGATTTACTTTTATCTGTGGGAGAAACAATTTCGGCAACAGTCTTTACAAATCAGCTGAAAAAAAATGGTTTGCCTGCCGCGGCTTTAACTGGGCAAGATGCTGGGATTATTACAAATGATGATTTCAGTAACGCCAAAGTTTTGAGAGTTGAAACAGAACCTATTTTTGAATTTTTCAAAAAAGTAGATGTTGTGGTTGTAACTGGTTTTCAGGGTGTTACAGAAACGGGCCATATAACTACGATAGGTCGTGGTGGAAGTGACACTACAGCTGCATTGTTAGGTAAAGCTTTTAAAGCTGAGCGCATTGATATTTTCACAGATGTATCAGGGATGATGACAGCTGATCCTCGGTTAGTAGAACAAGCAAAGTTTTTAGAGGTTGTAAGTTATCAAGAAGTCAGTAATATGGCTCATGAAGGAGCAAAGGTTATTCATCCACGAGCAGTTGAATTGGCAATGCAAGCTACAATCCCATTGCGAATTCGTTCCACTTATTTGCCTGTTACAGATCTTGGAACCTTGGTAACTCACTCAGAGTTGCAGGTAGGTCATTATCGTTTGGTGACAGGAATTGCTCATGTATCTAATCTAGTTCAATTTACTATTGAAACTACGAAACAATCGCCAGAAACTATTTTTAGTTTGTTAGCAAATGCAGGTATAAGTGTTGATTTCATTAATATTTTTCCACATCAAGTGGTATTTACATTAGTGAAACATGAAGCTGAGTTGGCAAAAATTATTTTCAGTGAAAACAACATAGCTATTTCTACATTGGAAGATTGTGCGAAAGTAGCTGTTGTTGGTGCGGGGATTACAGGCGTACCAGGTGTTACAGCTAAAATAGTAACTTCATTAGCGGCAGAAGATATAGCTATATTACAATCAGCAGATAGTTATACTACAATTTGGATTTTAGTATCTGGTGAAAACTTACAAAACGCTGTTTGTACATTACATGATGTCTTTTTATAA
- a CDS encoding antibiotic biosynthesis monooxygenase family protein, with product MSLYVYTTTGTRPYLTKYLHDEHPMHNFTLMQKTTASDIYLLLDESNAASVFNAPFGYENRFQYGLKPHDGIAVFEHIGLAPENEKSFLLQFDRIKEDLDAQPGLEALYLLRSEKKVAYVILTFWKDDSYFNKWTKSAHFRPLVPYITDHQTRSSDITYADIFQLR from the coding sequence ATGAGTTTATACGTTTACACAACCACTGGTACCCGCCCTTATTTAACAAAATACTTACACGATGAGCACCCTATGCATAATTTTACTTTAATGCAAAAAACAACTGCTAGTGATATTTATTTACTGCTAGATGAAAGCAATGCTGCCTCTGTTTTTAATGCTCCTTTTGGTTACGAGAATCGATTTCAATATGGATTGAAACCTCATGATGGGATTGCTGTCTTTGAACATATTGGACTAGCTCCAGAAAATGAAAAAAGTTTCCTTCTACAATTTGATCGCATTAAAGAAGATTTAGATGCTCAGCCAGGTCTAGAAGCTTTGTATTTACTGCGCTCAGAAAAAAAAGTCGCTTATGTTATCCTCACTTTTTGGAAAGATGATAGCTATTTCAACAAATGGACCAAATCTGCACATTTCAGACCTTTGGTACCTTACATTACCGATCATCAAACCCGCTCTTCTGATATTACTTATGCGGATATCTTCCAATTACGTTAA
- a CDS encoding DUF3267 domain-containing protein: MKKELILYKKVNLIENRPLLQLLSRLSLIIFLLLLLVPVGYIAMNDSVLKNELSFLDFNAETSLVRIILLLSEKLISIILLFFISLVLHEAIHGLFFKVFGAKKVTFGFKRGMAYAEASGSYFRAWQFKVIALSPFVGLSLLYFILAQYIPISAFLLFALHTSGCVGDFYFIYLLIKFKEIDWIEDTETGINLYKKN, encoded by the coding sequence ATGAAAAAAGAATTAATCTTATACAAAAAAGTGAACTTAATCGAAAACAGACCATTGCTTCAATTGTTAAGTCGTCTCTCCTTGATTATTTTTTTGCTATTATTATTAGTTCCAGTAGGCTATATTGCGATGAATGACTCTGTTTTAAAAAATGAGTTAAGCTTTTTGGATTTCAACGCTGAAACTAGTTTGGTTAGAATTATTTTGCTTCTTAGTGAGAAATTAATCAGTATTATTTTGCTATTTTTTATTTCTCTAGTTCTTCATGAAGCGATACATGGGCTTTTTTTTAAAGTCTTTGGTGCCAAAAAAGTGACTTTTGGTTTTAAAAGAGGTATGGCCTATGCTGAAGCCTCAGGGAGTTATTTTCGAGCTTGGCAATTTAAAGTGATTGCTCTGAGCCCATTTGTAGGACTGTCTTTACTTTATTTTATTCTTGCCCAATATATTCCCATTAGTGCATTCCTGTTATTTGCTCTACATACATCGGGGTGTGTAGGTGATTTTTATTTTATCTATCTGCTTATTAAATTCAAAGAAATTGACTGGATTGAAGATACAGAAACAGGAATCAATTTATATAAAAAAAATTAG
- the asnB gene encoding asparagine synthase (glutamine-hydrolyzing): MCGFVGCIHGSDLNDHDLDYEKKIKEMNKLIVHRGPDDEGFFFDDHISFGFRRLSIIDVEKGHQPLSYENERYWIVFNGEVYNYIELRDELIADGLTFETDSDTEVIIATYAKYKEKTAERLRGMFGFVIWDKVEKSVYGARDHFGIKPFHYAEEDGNIYFASEKKSIYEILKKKEINPVALQNYLTFQFVPDPETLTENIHRLPPGHYFTKPLNGEMEITRYWEATFAPIQKSEDEFAKAIKDVLYDSVEKHMRSDVTVGSFLSGGVDSSIIVAIAREFNPKIKTISVGFEREGYSEIDVAKETADRLNVENISEIITAQQFMDEFPRFVWHMDDPLADPAAVPQFFLAEIARKHVKVALSGEGADEVFGGYTIYNEPNSLKRIDSLPSGLKKGLNQLAKIMPEGMRGKSFIQRGTTPMEQRYVGNAKIFEEAEKKKLMVNYLAGHPYQNVTKPFYDRSKGYDPIDRMQYIDIHTWLNGDLLLNADRTTMAASLELRTPFLDKEVFKVARELPSDIRIANGTTKYILRKAAESFVPDNVLYRKKLGFPVPIRHWLKDEMNSWVKGIIADSQTDHLINKSYVLGLLEDHCAGKLDNSRKIWTVITFMVWHKLYVETGEQFLVLPNSKAVIQ; encoded by the coding sequence ATGTGTGGATTTGTAGGGTGTATTCATGGGAGCGATTTAAATGACCATGACCTAGATTATGAAAAGAAAATTAAAGAAATGAATAAATTAATTGTTCATCGCGGACCAGATGATGAAGGTTTCTTTTTTGACGACCATATTAGTTTTGGCTTTAGACGCTTAAGTATTATTGACGTTGAAAAAGGACACCAACCTCTTTCTTATGAAAATGAACGCTATTGGATTGTTTTTAATGGTGAAGTATACAATTATATTGAACTACGTGATGAGTTAATTGCTGATGGATTGACGTTTGAAACAGACAGCGATACAGAAGTAATCATCGCGACTTATGCAAAATACAAAGAAAAAACAGCAGAACGTTTACGTGGCATGTTCGGATTTGTAATTTGGGATAAAGTTGAAAAATCGGTTTATGGGGCTAGAGACCATTTTGGAATCAAACCTTTCCATTACGCAGAAGAAGATGGAAATATCTATTTTGCTTCTGAGAAAAAATCAATTTATGAAATTTTGAAAAAGAAAGAAATCAATCCAGTTGCTTTGCAAAATTATTTAACATTCCAATTTGTACCAGATCCTGAAACATTAACAGAAAATATTCACCGTTTACCACCAGGTCATTATTTTACAAAACCATTAAATGGGGAAATGGAAATTACACGCTATTGGGAAGCTACTTTTGCTCCAATTCAAAAATCAGAGGATGAATTTGCTAAGGCAATTAAAGATGTCCTGTATGATTCAGTTGAAAAACATATGCGTAGTGATGTGACGGTAGGTTCCTTTTTATCTGGTGGTGTTGACTCATCAATTATCGTTGCAATTGCTAGAGAATTCAATCCTAAAATTAAAACTATTTCAGTTGGATTTGAACGTGAAGGCTACAGTGAAATTGATGTGGCTAAAGAAACGGCTGATCGTTTAAATGTTGAAAATATTAGCGAGATTATTACCGCACAACAATTTATGGATGAGTTTCCACGATTTGTTTGGCATATGGATGACCCACTAGCCGATCCGGCAGCTGTACCACAATTTTTCTTAGCCGAGATTGCTCGTAAACATGTTAAAGTTGCACTTTCTGGTGAAGGTGCAGATGAAGTTTTTGGTGGTTATACGATTTATAATGAGCCAAATTCATTAAAACGCATTGATAGTTTACCAAGTGGATTGAAAAAAGGGTTAAATCAATTAGCTAAAATTATGCCAGAAGGAATGCGTGGTAAAAGTTTTATCCAACGTGGAACAACTCCGATGGAACAACGATATGTCGGAAATGCTAAAATTTTTGAAGAGGCTGAAAAGAAAAAATTAATGGTAAATTATTTAGCTGGTCATCCTTACCAAAATGTTACCAAACCTTTTTATGATCGTTCAAAAGGCTATGATCCAATCGATCGGATGCAGTATATTGATATTCATACTTGGCTAAATGGTGATTTACTATTAAATGCAGATCGAACAACAATGGCGGCTTCACTAGAACTACGCACACCATTTTTAGATAAGGAAGTCTTTAAAGTGGCTCGCGAATTGCCTTCGGATATTCGAATTGCAAATGGAACAACTAAATATATTTTACGTAAAGCGGCTGAAAGTTTTGTGCCAGATAATGTTTTATATCGTAAAAAACTAGGTTTCCCAGTTCCGATTCGCCACTGGTTAAAAGATGAGATGAATAGTTGGGTGAAAGGCATTATTGCTGACTCTCAAACAGATCATTTAATCAATAAAAGTTACGTTCTAGGACTTTTAGAAGATCACTGTGCTGGAAAACTTGATAATTCACGTAAAATTTGGACAGTAATCACATTTATGGTGTGGCATAAGTTATATGTTGAGACAGGTGAGCAATTTTTAGTTTTACCAAATAGCAAAGCTGTGATTCAATAG
- a CDS encoding M42 family metallopeptidase: MDKKELQLLKNLTDAKGVPGNEGQVRDVFVKYAEKNADKVFYDGLGSVIAKQVGDKEGPKVLFAGHLDEVGFMVTGITEEGFLKFQTLGGWWSQVMLAQQVEITTGKNKVIHGVIGCKPPHVLTVEVRNKAYDIQDMFIDIGATSKDEAMEWGVKPGDMVTPYIEFKRLNDSKFLLAKAWDNRIGLAVTLRVLENLKASGHPNIAFGAGNVQEEVGLRGAKTATYLVDPDIAFALDTGTAGDTPGMTAKEADSKLGQGPQIIIYDASMVAHKELRDFVVSVAEELDIPFQYTVIARGGTDAGSQHVTRNGMPALAITVATRYLHSHTSVIHEDDYLNTVKLVTEVVKRLDRKTVEKIKFG; this comes from the coding sequence ATGGACAAGAAAGAATTGCAATTATTAAAAAATTTAACAGATGCAAAAGGTGTACCTGGTAATGAAGGACAAGTGCGTGATGTTTTTGTAAAATATGCTGAAAAGAACGCAGATAAAGTTTTTTATGACGGTTTAGGTAGTGTGATTGCCAAACAAGTTGGAGACAAAGAAGGTCCTAAAGTTTTATTTGCAGGTCATTTAGATGAAGTTGGTTTTATGGTTACTGGAATTACAGAAGAAGGTTTTCTTAAATTCCAAACATTAGGTGGCTGGTGGTCGCAAGTCATGTTAGCTCAACAAGTTGAGATTACGACTGGAAAAAACAAAGTCATACATGGTGTAATTGGCTGTAAACCACCTCATGTATTGACAGTAGAAGTTCGCAATAAAGCGTACGATATCCAAGATATGTTTATTGATATTGGTGCAACATCTAAGGATGAAGCGATGGAGTGGGGAGTTAAACCTGGTGATATGGTGACTCCATATATTGAATTTAAACGATTAAACGATTCAAAATTCCTTTTAGCTAAGGCTTGGGATAATAGAATCGGTTTAGCTGTAACTTTAAGAGTCTTAGAAAATCTAAAAGCTAGCGGACACCCAAATATTGCTTTTGGAGCAGGTAATGTTCAAGAAGAAGTTGGATTACGTGGTGCTAAAACAGCAACTTATTTGGTAGATCCAGATATTGCTTTTGCTTTAGATACAGGGACAGCTGGAGATACACCAGGTATGACAGCTAAAGAAGCAGATTCAAAACTAGGTCAAGGTCCACAAATTATTATCTATGATGCATCTATGGTGGCTCATAAAGAACTTCGTGATTTTGTCGTTTCTGTTGCGGAAGAGTTAGACATTCCATTCCAGTATACTGTTATTGCTAGAGGCGGAACAGATGCAGGAAGTCAACATGTTACGAGAAATGGAATGCCAGCATTAGCTATTACAGTTGCGACGCGCTATTTACATTCCCATACTTCAGTGATTCATGAAGATGACTATTTAAATACAGTGAAGTTAGTAACAGAAGTTGTCAAACGTTTGGATCGTAAGACAGTTGAAAAAATTAAATTTGGTTAA
- a CDS encoding MBL fold metallo-hydrolase → MKLTILGYWGGYPINNEGTSSYLVESEGYRLLIDAGSASLISLENHLDPLELDAVILSHYHHDHVADIGVLQFMRLLKRKNNGEDRASLLPIHAHTENAAGFAALTLERVSEGVAYKETDKLNIGPFEITFMRTLHPVPCFAMRIKEVKTGKVLVYTADSGFLPDFVPFSEKADLLLADTNFFEGMENHQVHMTSLEVARIAKKAEVKTLVLTHLPQIGDLELLKAQAINHAEGIEVLLAKKDLVIDL, encoded by the coding sequence GTGAAATTAACCATTTTAGGCTATTGGGGCGGTTATCCAATTAATAATGAGGGAACGAGTTCTTATTTAGTTGAATCGGAGGGTTATCGTTTATTAATTGATGCAGGGAGCGCTTCTTTAATCTCGTTAGAAAATCACTTGGATCCACTTGAACTAGATGCTGTTATCCTTTCTCATTATCATCACGATCATGTGGCTGACATTGGAGTATTGCAATTTATGCGCTTGTTAAAACGGAAAAATAATGGTGAGGATCGCGCTTCTTTATTACCTATTCATGCTCACACAGAAAACGCAGCCGGATTTGCTGCGTTGACTTTAGAACGTGTTAGTGAGGGCGTGGCCTACAAAGAGACAGACAAGTTGAATATTGGTCCATTTGAAATTACTTTTATGCGGACTCTCCATCCAGTCCCTTGTTTTGCGATGCGGATTAAAGAAGTCAAAACAGGAAAAGTTTTGGTTTATACGGCGGATTCTGGATTTCTCCCTGATTTTGTACCTTTTAGTGAGAAAGCAGATCTTCTTTTAGCTGACACTAATTTTTTTGAAGGTATGGAGAATCACCAAGTGCATATGACTTCTCTTGAAGTCGCACGAATTGCCAAAAAAGCTGAAGTTAAAACCTTAGTCTTAACTCATTTACCACAAATTGGAGACTTGGAATTATTAAAAGCTCAAGCGATTAACCATGCAGAGGGAATTGAGGTTTTACTAGCTAAAAAAGACTTAGTAATCGATTTATAA
- a CDS encoding DUF975 family protein, with translation MRSSDYRAAARKSLEGQWGTFALLMLSSGILSMLVAGGIGSIFGSDNSFVSTLTELLLTFAFGYGIFYASLYAVRGGKAEVGMIFSIFNGGRYLPLLLVNLVEWLVGLISSFVLALPFIGILGFGVISTMLLTGGSGNLVSSVVGFGGFSAIALLTLLFVVIIAGVGTLVDGYFQIVVLIRLDFPEMKLGDVFSYAFTLLKGRLWDLFVLQLSFIGWYLLGIFVIPLLWIVPYKIVAISEFYDVAKENNELKELI, from the coding sequence ATGCGTAGTAGTGATTATCGAGCAGCAGCTAGAAAAAGTTTAGAAGGGCAATGGGGAACTTTTGCATTGTTAATGTTAAGTTCTGGAATTTTATCTATGCTCGTTGCAGGAGGAATTGGTTCGATTTTTGGAAGCGACAATTCATTTGTTTCAACCTTAACTGAATTGTTGCTAACCTTTGCTTTTGGTTATGGTATTTTTTATGCAAGTTTATATGCAGTCAGAGGCGGAAAAGCCGAAGTGGGTATGATTTTTAGTATATTTAATGGTGGACGCTACTTACCATTACTACTAGTAAACTTAGTTGAATGGTTAGTAGGACTTATTTCTAGTTTTGTCTTAGCTTTACCTTTTATTGGTATTTTAGGATTTGGTGTTATTTCAACTATGTTGTTAACAGGTGGAAGTGGCAATTTAGTTTCAAGCGTGGTTGGTTTTGGAGGTTTTAGTGCGATTGCTCTATTAACTTTACTTTTTGTAGTGATTATTGCTGGTGTTGGTACATTAGTAGATGGTTATTTTCAAATAGTAGTTCTGATTCGTTTGGATTTTCCAGAAATGAAACTTGGTGATGTATTTAGCTATGCATTTACACTATTAAAAGGTCGTTTATGGGATTTGTTTGTGTTGCAACTCTCATTTATAGGTTGGTACCTTTTAGGAATATTCGTCATTCCATTATTGTGGATTGTACCTTATAAAATTGTTGCGATTTCAGAATTTTATGATGTTGCTAAAGAAAACAATGAACTAAAAGAATTGATTTAA
- the hemG gene encoding protoporphyrinogen oxidase: MERAKKRIAIVGGGITGLTAAYEIKKFIEKEQLPFELILLEGSTRVGGKIHTLQIGTRFFDTGAESIDVRYSGAMTLIKELGLEEELVYSSGDKPDVYFYNQLHQLTYPTYKGIPIHRTDIWKNKLLTFHGKLASYKDLVVPKTKIEEDLTVSSFLKRRLGEEQVEHVVEPFFSKIYAGDLDEMGVRSSNEFIYDVEQNHRRLSKGLSNYPEFFDGDGNYVTFEKGLEVLPKKLAETIEPHIQYGKKVFEISKGQEGTYVIDINRKEQMRAGAVIVATPATEYSRLFKDEKLTSFFNKTVTTSIGFILLSFPKGAIKNEPKGFGFVTPRRNDSHVTSVILLDKKWPTLKQNDEEVLIGANFGRRGEESLVSLSNLEIEEYILKDLNQILGIEVPPNYSKIARWPNAIPQYTIHHEERKQKLVAILRADFPGIYIGGNGFGGFGINQCVAQANRISKATIEYMKKQNCI; encoded by the coding sequence ATGGAGCGAGCAAAAAAAAGAATTGCGATTGTTGGTGGTGGAATCACAGGTTTAACAGCTGCTTATGAAATAAAAAAATTTATTGAAAAAGAACAGTTACCTTTTGAATTGATTCTATTAGAAGGTTCTACTAGAGTAGGTGGGAAAATACATACCCTTCAAATTGGTACCCGTTTTTTTGATACGGGAGCAGAATCTATTGATGTAAGATATTCTGGTGCCATGACTTTAATCAAAGAATTAGGATTGGAAGAAGAATTAGTTTATAGTTCTGGCGACAAGCCAGATGTTTATTTTTATAATCAGTTGCACCAATTAACCTATCCAACTTATAAAGGGATTCCTATCCACCGTACCGATATTTGGAAAAATAAATTATTGACGTTCCATGGCAAACTGGCAAGTTACAAAGATTTGGTTGTTCCTAAAACAAAAATAGAAGAAGATTTGACGGTCAGTAGCTTTTTAAAGCGTCGTCTTGGAGAAGAGCAGGTTGAACATGTAGTTGAGCCTTTCTTTTCTAAGATATATGCAGGGGATTTAGATGAAATGGGCGTTAGAAGTTCTAATGAATTTATTTATGATGTCGAGCAAAATCATCGACGTCTATCTAAAGGGCTAAGCAATTATCCTGAATTTTTTGATGGTGATGGAAATTATGTCACTTTTGAAAAGGGATTAGAAGTCTTGCCGAAAAAATTAGCTGAAACAATTGAACCCCATATCCAATATGGGAAAAAAGTTTTTGAAATCAGTAAAGGTCAAGAAGGAACGTATGTTATCGATATCAATCGAAAAGAACAAATGCGTGCTGGAGCTGTGATTGTTGCAACACCTGCAACTGAATACTCCCGCTTATTTAAGGACGAGAAACTTACTTCTTTTTTCAATAAAACTGTGACTACCTCAATCGGATTTATTTTATTAAGCTTTCCCAAAGGTGCAATTAAAAATGAACCTAAAGGTTTTGGTTTTGTAACACCGCGTCGAAATGACTCTCATGTTACCTCGGTCATTCTATTAGATAAAAAATGGCCAACATTAAAGCAAAATGATGAAGAAGTATTGATTGGAGCTAATTTTGGTAGGCGTGGGGAAGAATCGTTAGTTTCTTTGAGCAATTTAGAGATTGAAGAATACATTCTAAAGGATTTAAACCAAATCTTGGGCATCGAAGTTCCTCCGAATTACTCGAAAATTGCTAGGTGGCCGAATGCAATCCCACAATATACGATTCATCACGAAGAGCGTAAGCAAAAGCTAGTAGCTATTTTACGTGCTGATTTTCCCGGGATTTATATTGGTGGAAATGGTTTTGGCGGCTTTGGAATTAATCAATGTGTCGCACAAGCAAATCGAATTTCTAAAGCGACGATTGAGTATATGAAAAAACAAAATTGTATTTAG